From the Leptospira inadai serovar Lyme str. 10 genome, the window TTGTAATTTCACTCCGGACAAATCGAAAAGATCTATTTAAAGTTCGGAATAAATTCGGATAAGACTCTTGCTTCTCCTTCAAGAAGTTTGAATTGGCTTAAGAAAGTTTCACCTAACGTCCACTGTCTTTCTCCATGATAAAAAACGAATGGGATTACGATGGAATGGATTCCCTCCGTTCTTACTTGATTCCTGTAGATCTCCGAAAGATAACCTAGCAGTTGGACATAAATGCCTGTTGCAGAGGACTGACGACAGAAGACGGATGCGTTCGTTTTCAGAGGACAGAGGTCAGAAGACAGATGCGTTCGTTTTCAGAGGACAGAGGTCAGAAGACAGATGCGTTCGCTTTGCTCACGCTAGACAGAAGCTGCACGATGTTGGAAAAGTAATAGAGGTAGAGGAAAGATCCAATATAACACAAGAATTTTCCTTTAGAACGTGGAAATTCCGCTCATTAATGTTCTGTCCTCTGCAGAAGACAGTAGCTGCTACTAGTTGGTAAGGCAACAGAGGTAGGGGAAAAATCCACTGACACACCCGAATCTTTCTTTAGAACGTGGAAACTCTGCTTACCTATGTTCTGTCCTCCGTCCTCCGTCCTCTGTCCTCTGAAAGATTTCGGACATGCATAAAATCCGGTTCCGGAATCAAATTCGATGCGTGATATTTTAGGATAGCCGAACCGGATGTTTCTTACTTGCAAAACTCCTCACGATGAGAGATCGTCCTTCCCAGTGGTAACGAAAGGTTGAATATTTCAATAGTTGTTAGGTGTTAGAGAATGCGGATTTATAAATAGCGGTGCTCAAGTGGAATCGGAGTCGGGGGAGAAAAAGGGAATCGGGCAGAGCTGCCCGATCCAGTAAAATTGATCAAACGTGTGTTATTGCTGTTGGACGGTGATATCCGTGGGACTGGATGTATTATAAAAGGGCTCGATCACTCCGTTTGCTTTTTCCAATATATAACCTTGTTATGGGAATTCAGACACCTTTTTTCGCTAAAAAAATGAGAAGGGTGAGTAGAAAACGGAACCGGGCAGAGCTGCCCGGATCTAGTAAAATTGATCAAACGTGTGTTATTGCTCTTGGACGGTTATATCTGTGGGACTTGATGTATTGTAAAATGGTTCAATCACTCCGGTAAATGCTTGGGAGAAGGTAATCGTATAATTTGTAGATGTATTGGTTGTTACCGTAAACGGGGGGCTGTTCGACGCCGCTAAACCGCAGCTTGTTACAGAATAAGCTGTAAAATTTGAAGCAATATTTGTAGTAGTGGATGCGAAAATCAATTTTTGGCCAGCTGCCGCTACGACTTTTACATAACCAATATATCCAAATCCGGAAGTCGATGGTGAGAAACTTACAGATTGCGCAGAGGTTGTATTTGCGGTTATCTTCGCACAAGAATAGTTGGGTTGGCCTAGTAGCGCATAGAGGGTGGCCTGGTCCGAATTATTGCTGCTGCTTTTTTGGCAGCCGAAGAACAGGAATCCACAAACTGCGAATCCTGGTAGGGTCATAAATATGCGTTTCAATGTTTTTTACCTATTGGGAAAACTGTAATGCGACATTTTCAATTTGGAATTGTTCCAATTTCAAGGATATTTTTCCTTTTAGGGAACGCCATGTAAAATTATCTTACACCTGTAACGGGTCAAAATGGCACCTATGGCAGATTCCTGTCTAAAAAATGATTTTGGCTCAATCCTTGCGATGATTATTTTCTTGAATCTTTTTTGTCAATTTGTAAATTTAGCTCTACCTATTTGAAAAAAAATCGGGATTCCGATAGGTTTTCGGAGTCTTTTTATTCAACCTTTTTTGTATTTTCATTTCAATTTCTCCAGGGAGTAGTTTTATTATGGAATCGAGATTTCTATCGAAGAACTATGTCTTTCTTTGTATTATTTTCCTAGGAATTTCCACCGGTTCCGATCGGGTCTTTTCCCAGCCCGCTGTTCCTCCCAATCTGAACGCACCCCAGTTTGATCCGAACGTTCTGGCGACGACATATTCCTCCGCCGCGAGCCGGTTTTCGAACGCCGCCGACTACGATAATTACGTCCTCAACGAATTACAATATTATAAAACGGCATACGAGGCAGCTCTGGACCAGGAGATCACCGCTTACGTGAATTCCATCCAGACCCAGGACAGTTTTAATAGCGTTCAAGACTACAAAAACTATGTTCAGGACGCCTTGAAGTCCCAGGAGGATCAGGCCTTGACCGCGTTTACGGTTGCGGCGGATATCCAGGCCTACGCCGAACAGGATGCTTTTTTGAAACAGATTTTCGGCGCCGACTATGTGCAAACGGAGGCGGATAAGGCGAGCTTTACGACTCAATTGAATACCGCTTTGGCGTCGAACGTGGATTTGTCGAAACCGGTGGGAACTCAGACCGTTTCGGAAATCCAAACCCAGTGGAACCAGGCGTACAATACGAATTTGCAGAACGGACTGGCTCAGTACGAGTACGGTCTGCAAACCATGACGAGCAATTACCAGGCTTTGCTGAGTCAGATCAATCAAACGGACGCGAATTACCAGGCGAATCTATCCCAAATCAATCAGTACAAACAGAATATCGTGGGTCAGGTTCAATCCTTGGTTTCGAATGTTCAAAATTACTTAAATACGGAAAATTTATTTTGGGTGGATCCAGCGACTAAAACGACTCTGACGGCGGATGGCCAGAATTTACAGACCTTTTTAAATCAGATCCAAACCGATATCACCCAAAACCAACCTCTAACTACGATCGTAAGCGACCTGAATGCCTTTTTGCAAACCGAGAGCTCGATTGGGACCGGTAATGCAGCAAATTATAATGCGTTGGCTTATCCATCGACTCCCGTCAGTTATGCAAATGGCTTTGCAAGTATCCCTACAATGTCGTGGCAATCTGGCTCTGTCGGATACAATGATGTCGGCTTGTCAAAAGAACTTCAATCTTATCTAGACGGAAGTATTACACAATCACAGTTTATTTCCTGGTTAAACGGCGGAATCGGGAATGGTTTAAATTTAGGTTTGAGCGGAGGAATTCAGGTGTATCAAATTCAAACTGCCGATTTGCAAGCTTTCAATAATAATGGAGGATACTGCAATGATATTTTCGGCTGTGGAATTCCAGGATTATTTGGGGGGTGGACTGTTCTACCGTTTTTGAATCTGAATGCTGTATATAGCCAAGCAGGTGCAAATTTCGTGAATTATATTGAAAACGATGTGGTCGGCTGGGGAGGACTTGGCGGGACGGTGGCTCACGTTTCGACAGAAAATGACGTACACATTCTTTTATCCTACAAAACTTACGATCCGAATGCAGCCCAGAACGCCAGTGAATGGAATTCGTTAGTTGCCCAACTCAATTCGTTTTCTGCCAATATCACCAATAACGTACTCCCTGCGATTTCGAATTGGGAGATCCAGGCCAATCAATACCAGTCTCAGTACAATGCGTTTTTAGCGCAAAAACAACAAACCATCGCTAACGCCCAGGCCAATTTTACGGCCGGGGTGCAGGCGTTGCAATCCCAGGAAGCATCTTGGTATATCAATATGGATAACCTGAAAAAGAACGCTGCGGGGGAATTTGCACAGGCATCGATAAATGCAAGTAATCTAAATGCAGCCGATCTGTTTACGGCGTTACCATCGGCCACCTCCAATACGGGAGTGGGGAGCGTCCTCGACCAAATCAATTCTAGGTTTCAGAATTTAGCGTTTTCCTTACCTAGCTCGAATACAAATCTACCGGATAACTCCGCCTTACAAACTGTGTCGACGTCGTTGACTCAAGGGATCACCGCAGCGGAGAACGTGTCCTTGTTAAGCGCAGCGAATACGGCGTTGCTGAATAGTAGAATGAGCTATATAGACGGAATGGTAGCGAATCTATCGAGTCAGTTAACGTTTACGGATAGCGGACTTGGTCAATTACTAAAAGCGAATGGAGATACGATCTATACAGGTAAGGCTGGAAAAGACGGAAACCAATACATAGCGGATATAGACGGAAATATGAAGCGGGATGCGAACGGAAACGGGATCACGTTGCAGAGTTTTATCAACTCGACTTGCGGGCAAGGACTTGCGAACGCGGCTTGCGCAGCGTATACGACGAAGGAATACGCGAGCGTGGTTGCGAATGCAGATGGGTCGATCACACTCACGAAGAATATGCATACGGGGACGTCATCACTGACCGGCGGAGATGCGGGCGACTCAGGTAATTATAGATACGATACGACACAAAGACAGTTTACGATTGCGGCTCCTGGAGTGGTTGCCTTGGATTCCCAGAATACTACCGTAACCGGGAATATGGGAATGGATTCTAATGGGGGCTCAAAGGGCAGCCTCATGAAATTTACCGGGGTTAAGTCCGGTACTTCGCTGAACATATTCGATTCCTCATCCGTGGGAAATCTGGTGAGTTCCGCCTTTACGAATCTGCAAGATTATATGAGCGGGGCCAATTTACAAAAAATGGCGCAAGAAATGACAGGCGGACTCGGGTATATAGACAAACAGGACTCGATGCTGCTCTCGGCTGCACAAACAGACGCACAAAACAAAGCGCAAACAGCGTCCTTAATCGCAGATTATGCGAAGAACGTATTACTAGGCGGAGTGAGTACGGGAGATTGGGTGAAAGGGCAAGTCAAGTCAGCGACCCAGAGCTTGATAGCGACAGCACTCTCGAATACATTCGATTTATCACCTGAGGCTGCGTCATTTTTAGCAGGAGCCTGGCAGGATAAGATAGCAGCTAAGAACGCACAGCATTCGATTAATAATTCGTTTACAAACGTAGGGACTCTCGTGGCTACGGGAGGCATGAGCCTAGTCGCGGGCGCTGAGCTAAAGATCACGAGCAATATCCCTGGACTGAGTGGGATCTCAAAGGCAATTATGGATGTATCGTATCCGGGACAAGAAGCGGATATCCAGAAATATAAGAACGATAAATTCCAGGCGTATGGACTCGCAGTTACAGAGTTCGGGAAGATGAACGGCTGGGATCCGACAGTGATCCAACAATTCTCACAATACGCCGTGGATGCGATGAGAAACAAATCAGCGAAGCAGGAACTAGGGATGACGGGACCTGCCTTGTCATTAGGAAGAATCGGAAACGAACTGAACACGATGGCAGCCTCCCTCGAAGGACCTCTTGCGGAGGGAATGGGAGCTTTGACCCATGCTATCTCTACGGGGCTAGCAGGATTACACGTAATCTCGGGATCTAAGGCAGAAGACTTTAACGATGCTACTAGAATCGCAATCAATGATATCAAGCTAAAGGGCAATAAGGATGCAGTGACTCAGTACAAGGCAGACCAGGTGAGTAGCGCGGGGTTTGTAGTACAGCAGTACGGCAAGGCCAATGGCTGGTCCCAGGCTCAAATCGATCAGTATGCTAAGATGGCTGAACAGTTTGTGCAAAGACAACAAGGAAAGCAAGAACTGAATCGGGACAAACTGCTGCTAGATGCTGCAAACTTAGCCACCGGAGGCTTACTCGAAGCCGACCAACAGCTATTGCACGGTGGACTCGAGAGTACGGTTGCTAAGTTTGCCGGCGGAGTGATGAAGACACTGGGAGATCTAGGCCACGACTTAGGTGTAATATCCGCAAGCGATAATAAAAGCATCTACAAACAATCATCAGACTTTCAACATACGATCGACCTTTCGAAAGCGAAGGGAGAGGCAAATACCGGGAATGTAAGCTTGAGCCAACAAATCAAGCAGGCTACGAGAGACAAGGTATTTGATGCGATCGGTGAGATGCTATCTCCCAATTTTGGAGGAGCAGACCCTCATGCGATCGGACAATTACTAGAACAGTACGAGAACCAGCAAACCGCTAGGAAGAATGCAGCGAACCAGAGACTGGAAGATGCAGCACAAGGAGTGGCGATTGTAACTGCTGCAATCATCACAGGACTCTCGGGAGGAGCGGGAGCTCCATTACTCGAGGCGGCCACTGCCCTCTCCACCGGAGCAGCAGTCACGGCAGATGGCGCAATGATGCTAACGGCAGTAGGGGCCAATATAGCAACCCAAACGTATGTGGGAAGTAGAGTTGGAGGGACGAACGGAGCGGTAGCAGGATTTGCGAATGGAATCATCAGCGCAGCCACGATGGCGACAGAAACTCCGGTATCGGGATATGTAAGCTATACACCTCACCAAAACGCAAATATCATAACCGGTCAACAGGAAGTGGCCGGGGGCTGGGGAGGTGGAGTAACGGGAGCGATACAGAAGGTGGGAGGAACTCAGTATGGACTGAATGGAGGCTTCTCATTTACTCCAGGAAGTGGATTAAACCTAAACGTGAATGTAAACCTTCCGAGTACCAATGGATCGTACGTTGGAGTTAGTTATAATGCTAGTAATGGAAGCCATTCAGGAAACGGAGGCTTTACCTTTGCAAAATCAGGAAGTAATAATTTAGGACTGAACGTATCAGCGAGCGATACGGGTGTAGTAAACGTAGGTGCTAACTTAAGTAATGAACAAAAAGGTTGGAGTAGTCTTGGCGGAGCATTCTTAAACTTCTCGAATACGGGAGACATTACGTTTAGTAATCAGTTTAGAGGTGCAAACACGTAAGCGCCTAATCAAGCCCACCTTTTGCTCCTCGGCCAATCGTGCTAAACTATTTTTAATGAACAGAACAAATGTAGATTGGCAGCAAGAGTTTGAGGAATTTTCAAAAAGTGAACTTTCGCGACCGCAATACTGCAAAAAGAAAGGACTAAAATACTCGGCCTTTCGTTACCACTGGGAGAGGCGAGCTAAGATTCAGCAAAAAGAAGAGGGCTTTGTAGAAGTTCCTCAATCTGTTTCAAACAGCATTTCGTCGGTAGGGTCTGAATTTTTGACCCTAAAAATAGATTCTTCCGGCAAGGCTTTGCTACAAG encodes:
- a CDS encoding Rpn family recombination-promoting nuclease/putative transposase produces the protein MSSDLCPLKTNASVFCRQSSATGIYVQLLGYLSEIYRNQVRTEGIHSIVIPFVFYHGERQWTLGETFLSQFKLLEGEARVLSEFIPNFK
- a CDS encoding TIGR04388 family protein, giving the protein MESRFLSKNYVFLCIIFLGISTGSDRVFSQPAVPPNLNAPQFDPNVLATTYSSAASRFSNAADYDNYVLNELQYYKTAYEAALDQEITAYVNSIQTQDSFNSVQDYKNYVQDALKSQEDQALTAFTVAADIQAYAEQDAFLKQIFGADYVQTEADKASFTTQLNTALASNVDLSKPVGTQTVSEIQTQWNQAYNTNLQNGLAQYEYGLQTMTSNYQALLSQINQTDANYQANLSQINQYKQNIVGQVQSLVSNVQNYLNTENLFWVDPATKTTLTADGQNLQTFLNQIQTDITQNQPLTTIVSDLNAFLQTESSIGTGNAANYNALAYPSTPVSYANGFASIPTMSWQSGSVGYNDVGLSKELQSYLDGSITQSQFISWLNGGIGNGLNLGLSGGIQVYQIQTADLQAFNNNGGYCNDIFGCGIPGLFGGWTVLPFLNLNAVYSQAGANFVNYIENDVVGWGGLGGTVAHVSTENDVHILLSYKTYDPNAAQNASEWNSLVAQLNSFSANITNNVLPAISNWEIQANQYQSQYNAFLAQKQQTIANAQANFTAGVQALQSQEASWYINMDNLKKNAAGEFAQASINASNLNAADLFTALPSATSNTGVGSVLDQINSRFQNLAFSLPSSNTNLPDNSALQTVSTSLTQGITAAENVSLLSAANTALLNSRMSYIDGMVANLSSQLTFTDSGLGQLLKANGDTIYTGKAGKDGNQYIADIDGNMKRDANGNGITLQSFINSTCGQGLANAACAAYTTKEYASVVANADGSITLTKNMHTGTSSLTGGDAGDSGNYRYDTTQRQFTIAAPGVVALDSQNTTVTGNMGMDSNGGSKGSLMKFTGVKSGTSLNIFDSSSVGNLVSSAFTNLQDYMSGANLQKMAQEMTGGLGYIDKQDSMLLSAAQTDAQNKAQTASLIADYAKNVLLGGVSTGDWVKGQVKSATQSLIATALSNTFDLSPEAASFLAGAWQDKIAAKNAQHSINNSFTNVGTLVATGGMSLVAGAELKITSNIPGLSGISKAIMDVSYPGQEADIQKYKNDKFQAYGLAVTEFGKMNGWDPTVIQQFSQYAVDAMRNKSAKQELGMTGPALSLGRIGNELNTMAASLEGPLAEGMGALTHAISTGLAGLHVISGSKAEDFNDATRIAINDIKLKGNKDAVTQYKADQVSSAGFVVQQYGKANGWSQAQIDQYAKMAEQFVQRQQGKQELNRDKLLLDAANLATGGLLEADQQLLHGGLESTVAKFAGGVMKTLGDLGHDLGVISASDNKSIYKQSSDFQHTIDLSKAKGEANTGNVSLSQQIKQATRDKVFDAIGEMLSPNFGGADPHAIGQLLEQYENQQTARKNAANQRLEDAAQGVAIVTAAIITGLSGGAGAPLLEAATALSTGAAVTADGAMMLTAVGANIATQTYVGSRVGGTNGAVAGFANGIISAATMATETPVSGYVSYTPHQNANIITGQQEVAGGWGGGVTGAIQKVGGTQYGLNGGFSFTPGSGLNLNVNVNLPSTNGSYVGVSYNASNGSHSGNGGFTFAKSGSNNLGLNVSASDTGVVNVGANLSNEQKGWSSLGGAFLNFSNTGDITFSNQFRGANT